The DNA window CAATGCGTTCTTCGATTTCCTTTTTAAGCTCTTTGTTTTGATCGGTGATTTTTCTAAATAATTGAATCCGCTCAATGGTGTTATTCACCACACGACGCATCGCCGATGCCGTGATGACACCTTTAACCAGGTAATCCTGGGCACCTTTGGCCATCGTATCCTTGGCCACCTGGTCACTTCCATGTCCAGTCAAGATTACGATGGGAACATGCTCTTCCAACCGCCTTAATTCGGTTACCACTTGGGCACCATCAATATCAGGCAAAAGATAATCAAGTAAGACACAGTCGGGCCTTTCTGCTTTATAGAATTGGATACCTTCCATTCCGGATTCGGCCTCAAAATAAACATAGTCATGATCGGTATCCTGACGTAAAAAGCGGATATACGCTTCTCTGTCAGCAGCACTATCATCCACGATTAATATTTTAAACATCACCACTCCTATTTACTGTCTAAACATTGACGCGTTACATCACGTATGTGATTGAAATATACATTCACATCAAAACTTTTATGCAGATATTGCACGACACCTGCCCGGTATGCCTCTTCAATATCCTTGGCGTTGGGTGACGATGAGAGCATCACAATTGGTATGTCTTTATAGGTATTTTGCGATTTAATTTTTCGTGTTGCTTCAATACCACTCTGTCCAGGTAAATTTAAATCCATTAAGATTAAATCTGGCATGTTCACCGCTTGAAAAAGATGACGAATTCCATCTTCTGCACTCACAAAACGAATTAACTCCGATTGCGATTGACTCGATTGCAGCGCCCTTTTGGTCGCGTAGAAATCATCATCGCTATCTTCAATCACCATGATCTGATATTTTTTTGGTTGATTCATCCCCATATTCCTTACTAAATCTTCATTCACCTAAGGTGAAAAAGAATGTTGTTCCCTTTCCCACTTCAGATTCTAACCAGATAATATTGTTCATTCGCTCCAGAATTTTTTTAATGATCGTTAAGCCCGAACCAGTTCCACCACCGAATTGTTCTTGTCCATGCAAACGTTTAAAAATCTTAAAGATCGCTTCAAATTGATCCTTATTAATGCCAATACCATTATCTTTAACGTAGAATACGGTCTTATTATCCCGCTTCTTATCCAACCACCCGATTTCCAGGCTTTTATGCTCTTTGTCATTATATTTGATCGCATTCACAACAAGATTTCGAAAGACTTCTGCCACACGGATATGATCACATCTTATAATCGGAAAATGACGAGGAATTTTTAACTCAATCTTTTTTTCTTCAATCAGCGGCTCCAGGGTTTCCAGCACCTTATCAACAATCTCATTGATATCCGTCTCTTTAACAGCAAGCTCAACACGCCCAACCTGAGAATAATATAAAAGAGCTTCCAGCAATCCTTCCATACGCGAGGATAAACGCGTAATGGAGTTCAGCATACGATTACCATTTTCATCCATTTTATCGCCATAATCTTGCTGCAGGAACGTTGAATAATTGTGAATACCCCGCAGAGGCTCCTTGAGGTCATGTGAAACGACATAGCAAAAATCATCAAGTTCCTGATTACTACGCTGCAATTCGTGGGTATAATGGATGATTTCCTGTTGATACCGCTCAATAGCAGAGCCAATATCACAAATAGAACTTTGGTGGATACGATGGTATTCTTTAATCAACATAATAAGCAAGGCTATATAAGAAATAATTTTCAAATAGGTCGCCACATACATCCCGTTTCCATATAATTCGTCGGGAGAAAATGCAACCACAATTTCATGAAGCACACCTATAAAGCTCCATAATATAAGCGAAAACGACACAAGATCTTTGGTCTTATGATGAATATAGACATAGAGAACCGTATTGCCGATGAATAATAACAACGATAGCGTGTCTATTGCATGTTCAACCCCTTGAAACGACCGTGATATGATATGAAAAGCATCGGTAGCTAATAGTGCCGCCATACATATAAAGCAGATGATGCTGACCTTTATTAATAACAAGCTAAATAACTTACGATTAACGACAATCATCTGATGTGGTTTTTTGACATACCAGATACCAGCCAATAACGCTATCAAAGCAACACAGCATTGCCCCAAAAGCCAAACCAGGATCAATGATATTTTTTGTGTATAAATAGTGTCATAATACTGGATACTCAGCAATGCCGATAATCCATTCCAAATACCGGATATCATCAGCAAGAACGATAACCAGAATAACAGAAAATGCTTGGAATAATTATAATAAGAGACAGAAAAGACCATCGCTACTGCGGCCAACATACAGGCTATCCACTCCACTAAGGCGTAGAAATTAGCCCCCAGAAGCGATTTCTGGACAAAGGTCATTTGCTCTAAAGGTGTCATTTTTAAGAGCAACGTTAGGTTAATATATTGGTAGGGAAGCCCCAGGCTAATCCCGGCAAGATTAAGGATAAATGGCAAAACACAGGCAATCGCAGTCCCATAGATGACCCATCTTATAAATGACTGCTTACCGGCAGTTCCGCTTACTGGGGGCATTTGAGCCATCGAAGTACTTTCCATCCGCCGTAGATCCCATATTTTACATTAAACATCCAGGCCACCCTAGCAAAACAGGGTTAATAAGTTCCTAACTACCCCAAACATTCGGATGAATTAATGCACTCTGGTATCTATCATAATTTATGATACAATATGCCTCATGAATACAAAGGCACTTTTTTATATTAAAAGCATGAACGCTCAAAATTTTTTTAAAAGAATAAAGCCCTCCTATATCTCTCTTATTTTAGTAGGGTTTGTGGGAATATGTTCCTTATTAGTATCCCTACTTCTTTACCAATCATACTTGCAAAAGAAAGAGCAGCTTGATGAAAACCTTGTAGTTGGTGCCAATCACATCCAACGCATTTTTGATGAATCGTTTAATTATGCTTCGGGTCTTGTCTCTTATCTGGGTAACATCATTTTATCTCAACCGGACACCTCCCCCACAGCCATTAAAGATGCCTTTCAAAATGTCCCCAGTTTTTCATCTGAGCGAATGGAATTATTCTCATGGTCCCTCTTTGACTGGATTAATGCCCATGATATAATGACCGTTAGTACCCGGCATGGTATCTTACAAAAACAAAACCCGATGTCTCATCGCAGCTATGTCCAGCAGGCTCATAAACAACCATGGAACCTGCTATTTTCAGATCCCACTATCGGCATTCCTAGCGGCCAACTTGTTATTCCTGCTGGAATGGGTATTGCGTTACCCAAAGGGCGCTATCTTGGTACGATTAGTATGGGATTTGATATTCTCAAAATCATCAGCAAGATTGATGCATCAAACAAAGGACTCGGTATCAGTTACGTGGTATTTAATGACCATCTTAAAATAGTCGCTTCGTCCATAAATATCACCTCCTCTGATTTTCCCATTTCGTACGCACAACTTACTCAAGAAATTCAAGCTCGACCATCCGGTTTCCTGAATCGCCCTGTTAGCTTTAAGGGCATTAATTATCAATATTTCACACATATATCCAATACCCCTTTCACCATATTAACCGGCTATAGCCGGTCTTCGTTTTACGATATCATCTGGAATGATCTCAATTTTCTAGGGATGATGAGCGCTTTATTTGTTTTTATGGTGATACTCGTTGTATTGGCCATTGTTCGTTTGTTTATTAAACCTATTCACGAGATAGTACTGCTTAGCCACCGCCTGGAACATACTGAAAAAATACGCTTACTTAATATCCCTCGACCACAGAGCAAAGAGCTTCGTACCATCATCAAAAAACTAGTAAGACTTCATGTCTATAAACGGCTCTATCGACAATATCGGTCGCTTTATCATTTAAGCCAGGAAGAGTATAAAAGATCCGAATGTGATTCCACCCACACCAAATACGAATTAGTTCAGTTGCGGCATATCCTTGCTCATGATATTAAGACATCAATTAACCAGGCACAGCATACCCATAAAACCTTGCTTCAAGACAGCTCAGACGCCTCCTCTGAGCCTGACCAGAATAACGCTCAAATATCCCTTTATTTACAGAAAGCATCAGAAGCCGTTGATTCAATGCTTTCTTCACTACCATCGCACACTGATTTTACACCTGTTAAGCTCGATGAATCCGTTGATATTGGCGAATTACTTCGTGATATTATAGGGCTTCACAGTTCCTATGCTAAACTAAAAAATGTGCAGATAATCCCAGACATAGATTCAGAATATAAATACCTGGTGTCTGGCAGCCGTCAGGAATTATTCAGGGCATTTGATCAACTTATAACCAATGCAATTAAATTTAGCCCAAGCCACGCCAATAAGCGGATT is part of the Alphaproteobacteria bacterium genome and encodes:
- a CDS encoding response regulator, whose product is MNQPKKYQIMVIEDSDDDFYATKRALQSSQSQSELIRFVSAEDGIRHLFQAVNMPDLILMDLNLPGQSGIEATRKIKSQNTYKDIPIVMLSSSPNAKDIEEAYRAGVVQYLHKSFDVNVYFNHIRDVTRQCLDSK